One Podarcis raffonei isolate rPodRaf1 chromosome 3, rPodRaf1.pri, whole genome shotgun sequence genomic region harbors:
- the TDRD6 gene encoding tudor domain-containing protein 6 isoform X1, translating to MCSSLPSPGSCLSLRVSFVELHAEAPLVRLWGFRGERREEYLRLAEEVQARAGPRLAALPGAGPLAAGELCLAEAGGRWRRCRVLGLLRAGPAPAYRVFLLDEGRTLSAGAQALARGPAELFQLPSEVLGCVLADLAPPQRLSWTLAAAEFLGRLQGQEVSGLVRDVLVAQHLVVLELPWLLAQMRHLGLAGHVSPSTFASLLATSLGAPSAPPQPSPQAPGGPVAPRTQDEPTALDYFYPQLQMRVTEPMLVTQVSDPGRIYCQLRSLSREIQLLSDAMRQAFEASSGKDLQEPLPAPGSPCAARGIDGCWYRALLLQLDPLGGPEEQLGEVAQVIYVDYGRKEFVTKQNLRNLPAECFRMPVVTYPCSLQGITDGGCGWTRSHISQLKTLLLSKVVQANIEAYCPFEHLYYVTLYGEDGLNLNCLYGVQAHCLEQSLLHSSQEHSFDLMAELKKVDATAKEERASLLGVQSMLAADPLPVVRLKAGEYHSAQVSFLQDPTDFWVHLQEHRQPLCCLIQNLSDFYSQSKKLEGILLQPKPGSLCCVALKENCYHRAVVTKMLGKGIEVYLVDRGNTEIIDLHKVKELLPQFRELPAAALRCALANPFPPGQSWSPDAVDYFRKAVLNKELVIKVLGMQGDIYIVELFDHSLAGEKNLGKIMSQQKYAEHHKGEELETLQKVTKEPLRSTSGIEGIGQKPVRKIFPKDENEPSPQRHSSAPYPTETLIVKQQPGEGSCYWSCKAFAKEDSSIAPTPSLYVMQNYSEIKPGFSSEGHLQVGNTVDVVVSYTESPSLFWCQLAKSSQDLRALMAKIQDYCMHSAQPREWPNSVCLAKYSEDEKWYRALITSKVCCAEEVEVAYVDYGNKERVSLKNVRATKTEFLTLKAQAFRCSLYNLIQPNGQDPFVWNEKATEAFHEFVESASTLELKCTIFAFAALNNTDFINIVDLITPFESVCHFLTKKGLARCVQPQKPLISSVHLLSYYYSTHDIKIGSEEVVYITHVNDPCHFYCQLARNANVIGQLTTSIAKLSKMQYNLETSQGPGNVYLAKYMDGCWYRAVVTSAKDTKEVFFVDFGNRQLLKNGDLVLVPNDAYELLLLPMQAIKCSLSDVVDVPKEVSAWFEKAVLDKPLKALIVAKEPDGKLIIELYDGKMQINAKLKESLQCSRGTAKYTKNGASASRYLLTREQNTEKRLSLTEMDKPTFEDKRWNNENLDIVGSSKHTVVCREVRQFQQKTKREVKIKLPGPVEKNNGNDPVTGRSHRDSMLSRETPPDNLKSRNQSETNTHFSLKNICALPQKIISLGLKTLVYVSHINNPSDFYVHLVEDEPLLDSISEKLNKSENIESLNGQQLHIGDVMCALFSEDGLWYRAAIIEKPSGKLVRVQYIDYGNTALVSICKTGRLLEDCSSVPVMSIHCSLYGVKTTELSEWTQEAVLYFSQRTSDTQLNGEFVEKTESKWNIHLCDKDGNIAVDLVDKYLEYKQPPLGKTSDKMESDTDLINLCEVAVPDKYSKPFNMSNTRSFLWKIPKVGQTLKTFLMVAKSPGYFWCQFADSDDIGLIETKLQEAGELMGIDVEDIKSGCPCLAKNSEDNTLYRAVISSVEGETLSLIHIDHGTEELTSAEMIRQIPDDLLVIPPQAFLCCLFGFNSAEGLWAEGINKIFCDVTADSLLDTTIMEKQNDGPFEIPLFVVQLECQKISINEQMKPFWKPVVEDCALTLTNSIHKPEEQIKDVGTDSSKVVINETKVSACALMPSEDLLRCSEAFQPADKCLVATGSGNSFGAFPPTSSPKSQTKHHQTTSEVLDIGDQSTVSETFKKGTDYSAFAKESDIPNFADVTETQLPNGGESKVLELDLFETLKETEGQAEMLTLDTREVHLAVDETLSVSDLVPIEVVTLSDTNQLPFQLKMHPFGDTLDLETVEVSPPLCEETRERAELDLLDMTHAEGELEQRSSLKDKSDCLLLEPVTPEVYLLQAGEIREDMLLELPADNEIQLPFSETGFKLQDFFCREDIVEVCETGQESEGYHCLARQTLLKNHIETQMSHDAGERFKESNLVGEDFLRSTLLDEEAVDIPSHSTEKNETTCNLNGFDIGSKCMVWSGIHWYKAQILGVSAEGTKVLNLSSGNEEVVSPINVWNRIPEQDASPTEILDNKRDTVYSTVKPPVGTEDSQGLPNTSEVWDVKHGFVPHEPIKSSLRVSTRT from the coding sequence ATGTGCTCTTCGCTGCCGAGCCCGGGCAGCTGCCTGTCTCTGCGCGTGTCCTTCGTGGAGCTCCACGCGGAGGCTCCGCTGGTGCGGCTGTGGGGCTTCCGCGGCGAGCGGCGCGAGGAGTACCTGCGGCTGGCCGAGGAGGTGCAGGCGCGGGCGGGGCCTCGGCTGGCGGCGCTGCCGGGCGCGGGGCCCCTGGCGGCGGGCGAGCTGTGCCTGGCGGAGGCGGGCGGGCGCTGGCGGCGCTGCCGGGTGCTGGGCCTCCTCCGCGCCGGCCCCGCGCCCGCCTACCGCGTCTTCCTGCTGGACGAGGGCCGCACGCTCAGCGCCGGCGCCCAGGCCTTGGCGCGCGGCCCCGCCGAGCTCTTCCAGCTGCCCTCCGAGGTGCTGGGCTGCGTCCTGGCCGACCTGGCGCCGCCCCAGCGCCTCAGCTGGACGCTGGCCGCCGCCGAGTTCCTGGGCCGCCTGCAGGGCCAGGAGGTGTCGGGCCTGGTGAGGGACGTGCTGGTGGCGCAGCACCTGGTGGTGCTGGAGCTGCCCTGGCTGCTGGCCCAGATGCGCCACCTGGGGCTCGCCGGCCACGTCTCCCCCAGCACCTTCGCCAGCCTCCTCGCCACCTCCCTCGGGGCCCCCAGCGCCCCACCCCAGCCGTCCCCCCAGGCGCCCGGGGGCCCTGTCGCTCCCCGCACCCAGGATGAGCCCACAGCCCTGGACTACTTCTACCCGCAGCTGCAGATGAGAGTGACGGAGCCCATGCTGGTGACCCAGGTATCCGACCCCGGCAGGATATATTGTCAACTGCGCAGCCTCTCCAGAGAGATCCAGCTGCTCTCGGATGCCATGCGCCAGGCTTTTGAGGCCTCCTCTGGGAAAGACTTGCAGGAACCCCTGCCGGCCCCAGGATCCCCTTGCGCCGCGCGGGGCATCGATGGCTGCTGGTACCGGGCCCTGCTGCTGCAACTAGATCCTCTGGGTGGCCCGGAGGAGCAGCTTGGAGAAGTGGCACAGGTGATCTATGTGGATTATGGGAGGAAGGAATTTGTGACAAAGCAAAACCTGCGCAATTTGCCTGCTGAGTGTTTCCGAATGCCGGTGGTGACCTATCCTTGTTCATTGCAAGGTATTACCgatggaggctgtggctggaccCGCTCTCATATAAGTCAGCTTAAAACATTGCTGTTGAGCAAGGTGGTGCAAGCCAACATTGAAGCCTACTGTCCCTTTGAGCACCTCTACTATGTTACTCTCTATGGAGAAGATGGCCTGAACCTTAACTGCCTCTATGGGGTCCAGGCCCATTGTCTGGAGCAGAGCCTCCTTCACAGCAGTCAAGAGCATTCCTTTGACTTAATGGCTGAACTAAAGAAGGTAGATGCCACAGCCAAGGAAGAACGTGCCTCTCTGTTGGGAGTTCAGTCCATGCTTGCCGCTGACCCACTTCCTGTTGTGCGTTTGAAGGCTGGTGAGTACCACAGTGCTCAAGTGTCCTTCCTCCAGGATCCCACAGACTTCTGGGTGCACCTGCAGGAGCACCGCCAACCCCTCTGTTGCCTCATACAGAACTTAAGTGACTTCTATTCTCAGAGTAAAAAACTAGAGGGTATTCTGCTTCAGCCCAAACCAGGATCCCTGTGCTGTGTTGCATTGAAGGAGAACTGCTATCACCGTGCTGTTGTCACCAAGATGCTGGGAAAAGGCATTGAAGTTTATCTGGTAGACAGAGGAAACACTGAAATTATTGACTTGCATAAGGTGAAGGAATTGCTTCCCCAGTTCAGAGAACTTCCTGCTGCAGCACTCAGATGTGCATTGGCTAATCCTTTCCCACCAGGGCAGTCATGGAGCCCAGATGCTGTAGACTATTTCAGGAAAGCCGTGCTAAACAAGGAGCTGGTAATCAAGGTCTTAGGCATGCAAGGGGACATTTACATAGTGGAACTTTTTGATCATTCACTAGCAGGAGAAAAAAACTTGGGCAAAATCATGTCTCAACAGAAGTATGCTGAGCATCATAAGGGTGAGGAATTAGAGACTCTCCAGAAAGTGACCAAGGAGCCATTGAGGAGCACGTCTGGAATAGAGGGCATAGGGCAGAAGCCTGTGAGAAAAATTTTCCCCAAAGATGAAAATGAACCCTCGCCACAACGTCACAGTTCAGCCCCTTATCCTACTGAAACTTTGATCGTCAAGCAGCAGCCCGGTGAAGGTAGTTGCTATTGGTCATGCAAAGCATTTGCAAAAGAGGATTCTAGCATTGCCCCAACCCCTTCACTCTATGTTATGCAAAACTACTCTGAAATAAAGCCAGGGTTTTCTAGTGAAGGGCATCTGCAAGTTGGAAATACAGTAGATGTGGTAGTATCCTATACAGAAAGTCCTAGTCTCTTCTGGTGTCAGCTAGCTAAAAGTTCCCAAGACCTGAGAGCACTTATGGCTAAAATTCAAGATTATTGTATGCATTCAGCACAACCCCGTGAATGGCCAAATTCTGTATGTTTGGCTAAGTATTCTGAGGATGAGAAGTGGTACAGAGCTCTTATTACTAGTAAAGTATGTTGTGCTGAAGAGGTGGAAGTTGCATATGTTGACTATGGGAACAAAGAGCGTGTTTCACTGAAGAATGTCCGTGCAACTAAGACAGAGTTTCTGACGTTGAAAGCTCAAGCTTTCAGATGTAGCCTTTACAACTTAATTCAGCCAAATGGTCAGGATCCGTTTGTGTGGAATGAAAAAGCCACTGAAGCTTTTCATGAATTTGTGGAGTCAGCAAGCACATTAGAACTGAAATGTACCATATTTGCTTTTGCAGCATTAAACAATACAGATTTCATCAATATTGTGGACTTGATTACCCCTTTTGAAAGTGTGTGCCATTTTTTAACAAAGAAGGGTCTAGCCAGATGTGTGCAGCCTCAAAAACCTCTAATATCTTCTGTTCATCTTCTGTCATACTATTATTCTACACATGACATTAAAATAGGAAGTGAAGAGGTGGTTTATATCACACATGTTAATGATCCCTGTCACTTTTACTGCCAACTTGCTAGAAATGCAAATGTTATTGGCCAGTTAACTACTAGTATTGCTAAACTCAGCAAAATGCAGTACAATTTGGAAACATCACAGGGCCCTGGAAATGTGTATCTTGCAAAGTATATGGATGGCTGCTGGTACAGGGCAGTAGTAACTTCAGCAAAAGATACCAAAGAAGTTTTCTTTGTGGATTTTGGGAATAGGCAGTTGTTAAAGAATGGAGACTTGGTACTAGTACCAAATGATGCTTATGAGTTACTGCTTTTGCCAATGCAAGCCATAAAATGCTCTCTATCTGATGTAGTTGATGTTCCAAAAGAAGTTTCTGCATGGTTTGAAAAAGCAGTACTAGATAAGCCCTTAAAGGCTTTAATTGTAGCAAAAGAACCTGATGGAAAACTGATCATTGAACTATATGATGGTAAGATGCAGATCAATGCAAAACTGAAAGAGAGTTTGCAGTGCAGCAGAGGGACGGCCAAATATACAAAAAATGGAGCTTCAGCATCCAGATATCTGCTCACCAGGGAACAAAACACTGAAAAAAGGCTATCTTTGACAGAAATGGATAAACCAACTTTTGAGGACAAGAGGTGGAACAATGAAAATTTGGACATAGTAGGCAGTAGCAAACACACTGTTGTATGTAGAGAAGTAagacaatttcagcagaaaacaaaaagagaggtGAAAATTAAGCTTCCTGGACCAGtggaaaaaaataatggaaatgaTCCTGTAACAGGTAGGAGTCATAGAGATTCCATGCTAAGCAGAGAAACTCCCCCTGATAACTTGAAAAGCAGAAATCAATCTGAAACTAATACACACTTTTCACTTAAAAATATTTGTGCTTTACCTCAAAAAATCATAAGCCTTGGTCTTAAAACTTTGGTGTATGTTTCTCATATAAATAATCCATCCGACTTCTATGTTCACCTAGTAGAAGATGAGCCCTTGCTTGACAGCATTTCAGAGAAACTAAATAAATCTGAAAATATTGAGAGTCTGAATGGGCAACAGCTTCACATAGGAGACGTAATGTGTGCATTGTTTTCAGAAGATGGCTTATGGTATCGAGCTGCAATCATTGAAAAACCCTCTGGTAAACTGGTGAGGGTGCAGTATATTGATTATGGCAATACTGCACTGGTTAGCATCTGCAAAACAGGTAGACTCCTTGAAGACTGTTCATCAGTCCCAGTGATGAGCATTCATTGTTCATTGTATGGAGTTAAGACCACAGAGCTTTCAGAATGGACACAGGAAGCAGTGCTGTATTTCTCCCAAAGGACAAGTGATACTCAGCTAAATGGCGAATTTGTGGAGAAAACTGAAAGCAAATGGAACATTCATCTCTGTGACAAAGATGGTAATATAGCAGTGGATTTGGTTGATAAATACCTTGAGTACAAACaacctcctttggggaaaacATCTGACAAAATGGAGAGTGACACTGATCTGATAAACCTGTGTGAAGTTGCTGTTCCTGATAAGTATAGCAAACCTTTCAATATGTCAAACACCAGATCCTTCCTCTGGAAGATTCCTAAGGTGGGTCAAACTTTGAAAACCTTTTTGATGGTTGCAAAGAGCCCAGGATATTTTTGGTGCCAGTTTGCTGACTCAGATGATATTggtttaattgaaacaaagcttcAGGAAGCTGGAGAGCTTATGGGCATAGATGTTGAGGATATAAAAAGTGGCTGTCCCTGTCTAGCAAAGAATAGTGAAGATAATACCTTATACCGAGCAGTTATTAGCAGTGTAGAGGGGGAAACCTTGAGTCTCATTCATATTGACCATGGAACCGAGGAACTTACCAGTGCAGAGATGATCAGGCAAATTCCTGATGACCTGCTGGTAATACCACCTCAAGCAtttctttgttgtttgtttggCTTTAACTCTGCAGAAGGTTTGTGGGCTGAAGGAATAAATAAGATCTTCTGTGATGTCACGGCAGACTCTCTGTTAGACACTACCATCATGGAAAAACAAAATGATGGCCCTTTTGAAATCCCCTTATTTGTTGTTCAATTGGAATGTCAAAAAATCAGCATCAATGAACAAATGAAACCCTTTTGGAAGCCTGTTGTTGAAGACTGTGCCTTAACTTTGACAAATAGTATTCACAAACCTGAAGAACAGATTAAAGATGTAGGGACAGATAGTTCAAAGGTGGTTATAAATGAAACCAAAGTATCTGCCTGTGCACTAATGCCTTCAGAAGATCTGTTGCGTTGTTCAGAGGCATTCCAACCAGCAGATAAGTGTTTAGTTGCTACAGGGAGTGGTAATTCATTTGGAGCATTTCCCCCAACTTCTTCACCCAAATCTCAAACCAAGCACCACCAAACCACTTCTGAAGTACTTGACATTGGAGACCAAAGCACTGTGtctgaaacatttaaaaagggAACTGACTATTCTGCATTTGCAAAAGAAAGTGATATACCAAATTTTGCAGATGTTACTGAAACACAGCTTCCTAATGGTGGTGAATCTAAGGTGTTAGAACTAGATTTGTTTGAAACTCTGAAAGAGACTGAAGGCCAAGCAGAAATGTTAACACTGGATACACGTGAAGTACATTTAGCTGTGGATGAAACACTGAGTGTGTCAGATTTGGTGCCTATTGAGGTGGTGACTTTATCAGATACAAATCAGCTGCCTTTTCAACTGAAGATGCACCCATTTGGAGACACACTGGATCTGGAGACAGTTGAAGTGAGCCCTCCCCTGTGTGAGGAAACACGAGAGAGAGCAGAATTGGACTTGCTTGACATGACACATGCAGAAGGGGAGTTAGAACAGCGCTCTTCACTAAAGGATAAAAGTGACTGTTTACTGCTGGAACCTGTTACACCTGAAGTGTATCTTTTACAAGCTGGTGAAATCAGGGAGGATATGTTGTTGGAGCTGCCTGCGGATAATGAAATCCAGTTACCATTTTCAGAAACTGGATTCAAACTGCAAGACTTCTTCTGCCGTGAGGACATTGTGGAGGTATGTGAAACAGGACAAGAAAGCGAAGGTTACCATTGTCTAGCAAGGCAAACTCTGCTGAAGAACCACATTGAAACACAGATGAGCCATGATGCGGGTGAAAGATTTAAAGAGAGCAATTTGGTTGGAGAGGATTTTTTGAGAAGCACACTGCTAGATGAAGAAGCAGTTGACATTCCAAGTCACAGTACAG